GAGACCGCTGCCGATCAGGGTCACTTCAGTTTCGGTACCTGCCTTCAAATAACCAGGCTGCACCGCCAGCAAACGACTGCTGCCGTGTTTGGTGGCGACGAAGTCCAGGCCGCGCTCATCGTGCTCGGCCTCGAACATCCGCCCCTGCATGGCATTGCCCTGGGCCGCGAACACCTGGCGCATGGTCACGCCGTCGATGGTCACGTTGCCGCGCCATTCGTAACCGGTGTAGAGAATCGCGCTGCCCTCGCCATTGAACGGGCTGCCGTCGGCGTATTGGCCTTTGACGCCGACCTTGAAGGTGTCGCTGCCATCGGCGGTGACGCTCATCATGCCGGCCAGTTCGCCTTTACCCGGCAAGTGGCCGCTGAAGCTCCAGTCGCCGACCAGCGACTCGGCTTTCGGTGCGCTGCCCAGCCATTTTTTCCAGGCCGGGTTGTCCAGCGGGTAGCGCTTGGCCAACAGCGGCACCATGTCTTTTCGAGCCAGGTCGAACCAGTCGCGGTCACGAGACAGCGCCTGGTATTCCAGTGACGGCCATTGGCCGAGGTGGAAGTTCACCAGGCGCTCCCATTCCTGGGCCGGACGCCGTTGCAGGGCAACCCGCGCACCGGAGTGGCAGCGGCCGCACATCTGGCTGGTCTGGTCGTCGAACTTCTCGACGGTATTGAGTCGGCGCTCCAGCGCATAGCGCACGCCATCGGTTTCACTCGGCGCCAGGCCTTGGGTGTCGGCCAGGTATTTGACCAGAGTGCGGCGGTCGTCATCGCTGATCTGCAAACCGTGCATGGTCTGCATCCGGGCGATGCTCATCAGCCAGCCTTCCGGGGTTTTTCGCTGGTGGCTGATGCGGCTCAGGGCATTGTCAGCTTCGGGGGTGTGACAGCCCTGACAGGTTTCCTTGAGGATGGTCTGGGCGTCGCGGGCTGCCAGGCTGTATGGCGAATGCAGCGCCACACACGCGGCCACGGCCAGCAGACTGGCGCTCAGGCCTGATCGGAGTCTTCTCTTCATCAACGTCGAACCTCGCACAGTGCTTTCTTATTTTTGTGGCTTATCGTTTTTATGGTTTCTGCCGCCGGCGGCGCACCGCTGACGGAGGCAAGAGAAACGTCTGCAATGAGCAATACACGGAGCGTGCCAGCTTGACGACAGCCTTTCTTATCAAGCACTTACACGAAGACAAGGCCCGCGAATCGAGGCTGGGCGGGTTCGCCTGCGTCTAATATCGCGACAGGTGTTGCAACCTGAGACAAGCATAGATGCCCCGGCCGGAACAGTTCATCGCCCGACGATTGA
This region of Pseudomonas mandelii genomic DNA includes:
- the peaA gene encoding quinohemoprotein amine dehydrogenase subunit alpha; the protein is MKRRLRSGLSASLLAVAACVALHSPYSLAARDAQTILKETCQGCHTPEADNALSRISHQRKTPEGWLMSIARMQTMHGLQISDDDRRTLVKYLADTQGLAPSETDGVRYALERRLNTVEKFDDQTSQMCGRCHSGARVALQRRPAQEWERLVNFHLGQWPSLEYQALSRDRDWFDLARKDMVPLLAKRYPLDNPAWKKWLGSAPKAESLVGDWSFSGHLPGKGELAGMMSVTADGSDTFKVGVKGQYADGSPFNGEGSAILYTGYEWRGNVTIDGVTMRQVFAAQGNAMQGRMFEAEHDERGLDFVATKHGSSRLLAVQPGYLKAGTETEVTLIGSGLTGKPNFGKGVDVVEVVEQSPDRIKVKLKAAANAQPGLRNVTVGTLKGPTLSVYSKINQVKVVPEFSVARIGEGGGSTPKVQGRFDAEAWGKGADGKPYRIGVFPAQWSVEAFDDRAKEDEDVKFAGTMQADSGVFTPGDAGPNPQRKMSTNNAGNLKVIAAVDDAGKSLTGEGHMIVTVQRWNNPPIP